The bacterium genome has a segment encoding these proteins:
- a CDS encoding penicillin-insensitive murein endopeptidase, whose protein sequence is MDCTLNKTEKRTFFIDVRFGGLVKLTDHAALEPYQGSGEEPYHPSDKSHYGKPELNAKLLQLAEEFQKIYPDHKIWVNDMSLPTGGMFKTFNKLDGDHKTHMWGEDVDIS, encoded by the coding sequence GTGGACTGCACCCTGAACAAGACCGAAAAGCGGACTTTCTTCATCGATGTCCGGTTCGGCGGCTTGGTAAAGCTGACTGACCACGCGGCCCTGGAACCCTACCAGGGCTCGGGGGAAGAGCCGTATCATCCTTCTGACAAGAGCCATTACGGCAAACCGGAGCTTAATGCGAAACTTCTCCAACTGGCGGAGGAGTTCCAGAAAATCTATCCCGACCATAAAATATGGGTTAACGACATGAGCCTTCCGACCGGAGGGATGTTCAAGACTTTTAACAAGTTGGATGGAGATCATAAGACTCACATGTGGGGAGAGGATGTAGATATAAGCTGA